A region from the Gammaproteobacteria bacterium genome encodes:
- a CDS encoding PBP1A family penicillin-binding protein — MKTPVSAIRALLAVPAVSWSLLATAALAGGFVWGSWRNLCGDCPSIAQIHNWEPRQTSKLLARDGRIISEFGIQRRTPVAIGSLPAYVPGAFVAVEDKRFYNHGGLDPIGIARAARDLVLTRSMEHGGGSTLTQQLARNIWEEDIGFEKRLVRKLKEAQVALELERAYTKDQILEAYMNQVNYDGVYGIEAAARKYFGKPATQINPAEAALLAAIPNRPRRYNPFLNPEESQSRRDLVLRRMAEQGIISPAELERWSAVPLPTPGTRSGGPVAPYFEEWIRQILDDRYGSQLYTAGLEIQTTLDLDMQFLAERAMEWGFGRVEARPGFDHPLYAEFAEATEAFETPYVQGAMIVLEPSTGEVLAMVGGRDFVHSKFNRATQAMRQPGSSFKPFVYAAAVESGIPPSHVVVDAPFAYMQVSGEPWLPQNFDEIFKGRMTIRQGLRESRNMIAIRLGWDDVGIETVAQMATRLGLSTDIPRFPSATIGSAEVLPIDMAKAYASFATLGTRVEPHGILRVENAEGQVLWEPQPEKTPVMDSLEARVIVHMLEDVVAAGTGYTAIRIIAGLPHEVPAAGKTGTTNNSTDAWFNGFTPDLHAIVWYGMDQPQEIRPNSTGGGDAAPVWGTFMRSVYYGWEGDETRPDMPPLREIPSRWPLPEALLRLQVDNKTGLLASEWCPEVQRYQEIFIPGTEPTEPCDASRIFGGVPR; from the coding sequence ATGAAGACCCCTGTTTCGGCGATTCGAGCACTGCTCGCGGTGCCGGCGGTATCGTGGAGCCTGCTGGCGACGGCCGCGCTGGCCGGCGGCTTCGTGTGGGGTTCCTGGCGCAACCTGTGCGGCGACTGCCCCTCCATCGCCCAGATTCACAACTGGGAGCCCCGCCAGACCTCGAAGCTGCTCGCCCGCGATGGCCGCATCATCTCGGAGTTCGGCATCCAGCGCCGTACCCCGGTGGCCATAGGCTCGCTGCCCGCCTATGTCCCGGGCGCCTTCGTCGCGGTCGAGGACAAGCGCTTCTACAACCACGGTGGCCTGGACCCGATCGGCATTGCGCGCGCGGCCCGCGACCTGGTTCTCACCCGATCCATGGAGCACGGCGGGGGAAGCACGCTTACGCAGCAGCTGGCGCGCAACATCTGGGAGGAGGACATCGGCTTCGAGAAGCGGCTGGTACGCAAGCTCAAGGAGGCGCAGGTCGCGCTGGAGCTGGAGCGGGCCTACACGAAGGACCAGATTCTCGAAGCCTACATGAACCAGGTGAACTACGACGGGGTGTACGGCATCGAGGCGGCCGCCCGCAAGTACTTCGGCAAGCCGGCGACGCAGATCAACCCGGCAGAGGCCGCGCTCCTTGCGGCGATCCCCAACCGTCCGCGCCGCTACAACCCCTTCCTCAACCCGGAAGAGTCCCAATCGCGGCGCGACCTGGTTCTGCGCCGCATGGCCGAGCAGGGGATCATCAGCCCGGCAGAGCTTGAACGGTGGTCGGCGGTTCCACTCCCGACGCCGGGCACCCGCAGCGGGGGACCGGTGGCGCCCTACTTCGAGGAATGGATCCGCCAGATTCTCGACGACCGCTACGGCAGCCAGCTGTACACGGCGGGCCTCGAGATCCAGACCACGCTCGACCTGGACATGCAGTTCCTGGCCGAGCGGGCCATGGAGTGGGGATTCGGGCGCGTCGAGGCGCGGCCCGGGTTCGACCACCCCCTTTATGCGGAGTTCGCGGAGGCTACGGAAGCCTTCGAGACGCCGTATGTCCAGGGGGCGATGATCGTTCTGGAGCCGTCGACCGGCGAGGTGCTCGCGATGGTCGGGGGCAGGGATTTCGTCCACTCCAAGTTCAACCGCGCCACCCAGGCCATGCGCCAGCCGGGCTCTTCGTTCAAGCCCTTCGTCTACGCGGCGGCGGTGGAGAGCGGAATCCCGCCCTCGCACGTCGTGGTCGACGCGCCCTTCGCCTACATGCAGGTGAGCGGCGAACCGTGGCTGCCGCAGAACTTCGACGAGATCTTCAAGGGGCGCATGACCATCCGCCAGGGCCTGCGGGAATCGCGCAACATGATCGCCATCAGGCTCGGGTGGGACGATGTCGGCATCGAGACTGTCGCCCAGATGGCGACCCGGCTCGGCCTGAGCACCGACATCCCGCGCTTCCCGTCGGCCACGATCGGATCGGCGGAGGTTCTTCCCATCGACATGGCCAAGGCGTACGCCTCGTTCGCGACCCTGGGCACGCGCGTCGAGCCGCACGGCATCCTGCGGGTGGAGAACGCCGAGGGCCAGGTGCTCTGGGAGCCCCAGCCGGAGAAGACGCCGGTGATGGACAGCCTCGAGGCCCGCGTGATCGTGCACATGCTGGAGGACGTGGTCGCGGCCGGAACCGGCTACACGGCGATCCGCATCATCGCCGGGCTTCCGCACGAAGTCCCCGCGGCCGGCAAGACCGGGACGACCAACAATTCGACGGACGCCTGGTTCAACGGCTTCACGCCCGACCTGCACGCGATCGTCTGGTACGGGATGGACCAGCCCCAGGAAATCCGCCCCAACTCTACCGGCGGCGGCGACGCGGCCCCCGTCTGGGGCACCTTCATGCGCAGCGTGTACTACGGGTGGGAGGGCGACGAGACCCGCCCCGACATGCCCCCGCTGCGGGAGATTCCGTCGCGCTGGCCGCTGCCGGAAGCCCTCCTCCGGCTCCAGGTGGACAACAAGACCGGGCTTCTGGCCTCCGAGTGGTGTCCGGAGGTTCAGCGCTACCAGGAGATCTTCATTCCGGGCACGGAGCCGACCGAGCCCTGCGACGCCTCGCGGATCTTCGGCGGCGTGCCGCGCTAG
- a CDS encoding T9SS type A sorting domain-containing protein has product MKKLLTRRGGLLIAGLLVLPLGTPGEARAQEDVTVIDAGGVGNDLVVPTRPNLFQLRAFGDEGAAGVRTNGSNVWCLQNIQGFSSRFNFGCRTGWYVRQINGFYTSAIFDMGMKWGAPASDLPDVIDPATSGLGGGGYTVNMTTLIIGGAVQGGGDKLWASDRSPVDLLNLAAKTTEDATCTNHSAPRDGWMFSGFQLTPTSDCETTLPASGWQGSHPIPAESYLELQASAPEFGAMYDSMDPYGYDPFAFWRVPEEMQSTEKFLGDWQTYGELSDWYRNALERYGTVIPGGAGSPNYAGWPLGLTQFYDGFYFGLPTVGNVMYFQSIIVNESEKVYGVGMTYDSVYIGINVDPLLQGQGDAHYFDPVRSAMLWKETGSRCADAIDPPGSGCNRTGSDDWDNGAAGAGIVFLKTPIGDARYKLFSDPSSDFYNPAHPRAGDTIMFQHQRQCGFGGCIPRTWSRSQRAHFGHFASIGEYTLDGETPGDLSDGAYHRIFRPEAWPERTGVYNKYVPGEGEAGAPTWDWNHDGQPDTIYADACGSRGCVALWADTLPSGYTNSYGNIADIAVGPVHMAPGDTVPFVVALVGAADSTSMESALDNAIGFYQQMYLGPETAPPPVISAVDVVGGQAASTGEIDGNEISLFFDDTPEEWVDPYLANLDVSADVARNYWLADSIAARSNNNVAAIHVFKSCDGGSTWTQDGDCDGDPVFDETSKWSNFGWQPYTTFEAEDDGTLPNVFEDESLIPGVTYTYSIVTETRGATFNVVRGTHVDSLLAEEVVFAPELIGAVSASGTNPNVAVVYAPLNLAAGASRAELNEVSRSGNSTVPVELSVVGTSPVSGQYRVVFGDKLVVNQVDNLDDTGSPTSSQTTVAAQTVRTITGMEGEPKEVVIASVDFNRSGTVTMSGLEELPVDSAMQSSMQRTTVFEGGFGMVVAAGSTPLLASTTLEGDEATPGAFFSREDFPFFTVSVDAAEGGTLDPPSRVFTTESADTVAPRVQPTVWWLTSPSGYAGGDEYGEYAIVWNADSWGAGAPFQLPDPAIEATVAASLSGRPAASTSSTGEDVLAAVQEVNPDVEALESYSLPFSVRNNTYGRDVQIAVVDHQESVLVGQGVDTARVEVPAGVWVPGDQIYFVETVTREVTDDQGNTVLDAGGQPATETATVATFDVTLGCDAPRPSCDPTTGGSTESGYIPVTEQVTLTVPWLVPLQSGDEVVVDVQRAITAAEAAATGAVSLDDVHVVPNPYLYASAFERATDARVLKFTNLPQEGTIRIFDVAGRFIQEIIYGPEDLQGIDAYCGAGDCGGDLNWDMQTRERTNLGAGLYIFVLESGGQKKMGKFVVIR; this is encoded by the coding sequence ATGAAGAAACTTCTTACGCGCAGAGGAGGCCTCCTCATCGCGGGCCTGTTGGTGCTGCCGCTGGGTACGCCCGGCGAAGCGCGAGCCCAGGAAGACGTGACGGTCATCGACGCGGGGGGTGTGGGTAACGATCTTGTGGTGCCAACGCGCCCGAACCTCTTCCAGTTGCGGGCGTTCGGCGACGAGGGCGCGGCCGGGGTTCGCACCAACGGATCCAACGTATGGTGCCTGCAGAACATCCAGGGCTTCTCAAGCCGCTTCAACTTCGGTTGCCGCACCGGTTGGTATGTCCGCCAGATCAACGGATTCTACACTTCCGCCATCTTCGACATGGGGATGAAGTGGGGCGCGCCCGCGAGCGACCTGCCGGACGTGATCGACCCGGCCACCAGCGGGCTCGGCGGCGGCGGCTATACGGTGAACATGACGACCCTCATCATCGGGGGGGCGGTACAGGGTGGGGGCGACAAGCTGTGGGCTTCAGACCGGAGCCCGGTCGATCTGCTGAACCTGGCGGCCAAGACCACCGAGGACGCCACCTGCACGAATCACTCGGCCCCGCGTGACGGCTGGATGTTTTCCGGATTCCAGCTCACTCCTACCTCCGACTGCGAGACGACGCTCCCCGCATCCGGATGGCAGGGCAGCCACCCGATCCCGGCCGAATCGTATCTGGAACTCCAGGCCTCCGCGCCGGAATTCGGGGCCATGTACGATTCCATGGATCCGTACGGCTATGATCCGTTCGCGTTCTGGCGCGTGCCCGAGGAGATGCAGAGCACCGAGAAGTTCCTCGGCGACTGGCAGACCTACGGCGAGCTGAGCGACTGGTACCGAAACGCTCTCGAACGCTACGGGACGGTGATTCCCGGAGGCGCCGGATCGCCCAACTACGCGGGCTGGCCGCTGGGACTCACCCAGTTCTACGACGGGTTCTACTTCGGACTTCCGACGGTCGGAAACGTGATGTACTTCCAGTCCATCATCGTCAACGAGTCCGAGAAAGTGTACGGCGTCGGGATGACCTACGACTCCGTCTACATCGGCATCAACGTCGATCCGCTGCTGCAGGGGCAGGGCGACGCCCACTACTTCGATCCCGTGCGCAGCGCGATGCTCTGGAAAGAGACCGGAAGCCGCTGCGCGGACGCGATCGATCCCCCGGGTTCCGGCTGCAACCGGACCGGCAGCGACGACTGGGACAACGGCGCCGCGGGCGCGGGCATCGTGTTCCTCAAGACGCCCATCGGCGACGCGCGCTACAAGCTCTTCAGCGACCCGTCGAGCGACTTCTATAATCCCGCGCACCCGCGCGCCGGCGACACCATCATGTTCCAGCACCAGCGCCAGTGCGGGTTCGGGGGCTGCATTCCGCGCACCTGGAGCCGCAGCCAGCGCGCCCACTTCGGGCACTTCGCCTCGATCGGCGAATACACGCTGGACGGGGAGACGCCGGGCGACCTTTCCGACGGCGCCTACCACCGGATCTTCCGGCCGGAAGCGTGGCCGGAGCGCACGGGGGTCTACAACAAGTACGTCCCTGGCGAGGGTGAAGCGGGTGCGCCCACCTGGGACTGGAACCACGATGGCCAGCCGGACACCATCTACGCAGACGCCTGCGGCAGCCGCGGGTGCGTGGCCCTGTGGGCGGACACGCTTCCGTCGGGCTATACCAACAGCTACGGCAATATCGCCGATATCGCCGTGGGTCCGGTGCACATGGCCCCCGGCGACACCGTCCCCTTCGTGGTGGCGCTGGTGGGCGCCGCGGACTCCACCTCGATGGAGTCCGCCCTGGACAACGCCATCGGCTTCTACCAGCAGATGTACCTCGGGCCCGAGACGGCGCCGCCGCCGGTGATATCCGCGGTGGATGTGGTTGGAGGCCAGGCCGCATCTACGGGTGAGATCGACGGAAACGAGATCTCGCTCTTCTTCGACGATACCCCGGAGGAATGGGTCGATCCCTACCTGGCCAACCTCGATGTGAGCGCCGACGTCGCGCGCAACTACTGGCTGGCGGATTCGATCGCGGCACGCTCCAACAACAACGTGGCCGCCATCCACGTCTTCAAATCCTGCGACGGGGGTTCCACCTGGACGCAGGACGGGGACTGCGACGGCGACCCGGTCTTCGACGAGACCTCCAAGTGGTCGAACTTCGGGTGGCAGCCCTACACCACCTTCGAGGCCGAGGACGATGGCACGCTGCCCAACGTATTCGAGGACGAATCGTTGATCCCCGGCGTCACCTACACCTACTCCATCGTCACGGAGACGCGCGGAGCCACATTCAACGTGGTGCGCGGCACGCACGTCGACTCGCTGCTGGCCGAGGAGGTGGTGTTCGCGCCCGAGCTGATCGGAGCCGTGTCCGCGTCGGGCACCAACCCTAACGTGGCGGTGGTGTACGCGCCCCTCAACCTCGCGGCAGGTGCCAGCCGGGCCGAACTGAACGAGGTCTCCCGCAGCGGGAACTCCACCGTGCCGGTCGAATTGTCCGTGGTCGGAACCTCGCCCGTCTCCGGGCAGTACCGCGTCGTCTTCGGCGACAAGCTGGTGGTCAACCAGGTGGACAACCTGGACGATACCGGTTCGCCGACCTCCTCCCAGACCACCGTGGCCGCGCAGACGGTGCGCACCATAACCGGCATGGAGGGGGAGCCGAAGGAGGTCGTGATTGCCAGCGTGGACTTCAACCGGTCCGGCACCGTGACCATGTCCGGGCTGGAGGAACTGCCGGTGGACAGCGCGATGCAGAGCTCGATGCAGCGCACCACCGTGTTCGAGGGGGGCTTCGGCATGGTGGTTGCCGCCGGGTCCACCCCCTTGCTCGCGTCGACCACCCTCGAGGGCGACGAGGCCACCCCCGGCGCCTTCTTCAGCCGCGAGGACTTTCCCTTCTTCACGGTGTCGGTGGACGCTGCGGAGGGGGGTACGCTGGACCCGCCGTCCAGGGTTTTCACCACTGAATCGGCCGACACCGTCGCGCCGCGCGTGCAGCCCACCGTGTGGTGGCTGACGAGTCCGTCAGGGTATGCGGGCGGTGACGAGTACGGAGAGTACGCGATCGTCTGGAACGCGGACTCCTGGGGCGCTGGCGCGCCCTTCCAGCTTCCCGATCCCGCGATCGAGGCCACCGTAGCCGCATCCCTGTCGGGGCGGCCGGCGGCCTCGACCTCGAGCACGGGCGAGGATGTCCTGGCAGCCGTTCAGGAGGTCAATCCGGACGTCGAAGCCCTGGAGTCGTACTCGCTTCCGTTCTCGGTGCGCAATAACACCTACGGCCGCGATGTGCAGATTGCGGTGGTCGACCACCAGGAATCGGTGCTCGTCGGACAGGGGGTCGACACGGCCCGGGTGGAGGTTCCGGCGGGCGTGTGGGTGCCGGGCGACCAGATCTACTTCGTCGAGACCGTGACCCGGGAGGTGACCGACGACCAGGGCAACACGGTCCTCGACGCGGGCGGGCAGCCCGCGACGGAAACGGCCACGGTCGCGACCTTCGACGTGACCCTCGGCTGCGACGCCCCGCGTCCCTCCTGCGATCCGACCACCGGAGGGTCGACCGAATCCGGCTACATCCCGGTGACCGAGCAGGTCACGCTGACGGTCCCGTGGCTGGTCCCGCTTCAGTCGGGCGACGAGGTGGTGGTGGACGTTCAAAGGGCGATCACGGCGGCGGAGGCCGCGGCGACGGGTGCGGTTTCCCTCGACGACGTGCACGTGGTGCCCAACCCGTACTTGTACGCAAGCGCGTTCGAGCGCGCGACCGACGCACGGGTTCTGAAGTTCACGAACCTTCCCCAGGAAGGGACCATCCGCATCTTCGACGTGGCGGGGCGATTCATCCAGGAGATCATTTATGGTCCCGAGGATCTCCAGGGGATCGATGCCTACTGCGGCGCCGGAGACTGCGGGGGTGACCTCAACTGGGACATGCAGACCCGCGAGCGCACCAACCTGGGAGCGGGACTGTACATTTTCGTTCTCGAATCCGGCGGCCAGAAGAAGATGGGCAAGTTCGTCGTCATTCGCTGA
- a CDS encoding TonB-dependent receptor, with protein sequence MTRILSATPGLLGIAAAAILLTAAPAAAQTGKVTGVVTDQATGEPLANASVFIDGTGRGSLTQDNGRFFIINVPPGTYTLVAELIGYASERRENVAVSIDVTVQQNFQLATEAIALGEVVVSTSRTPLVVEGQTGSLEMISRDEIDALPVTDIMGVLELEQGFLQVPEDNTTVVSFAQQRQGVTALRIRGGRGAETTVMIDGIPINNFALGGPAFDITNKAIEQVAIFTGQLDVQYGNALSGVVNYATPEGSDELQGELEFRSSEVGGWLGNQYDQTRGFDMFEGVISGPIPMTGDNLRFLIAGRQRYGAARAYEFDYDVFDPSNPSTEFNTPDANDVIPGWRATGFDEVRDGYAKLTYYATPAAKLNLSWAGYEREYKPYDFDWTLAVNPLEYMTTATDSAYYLARTRTLDYQNLVQNSLRLDRNLFIARWDHTFGRSAYKITVGRFDQSRETCNVMSGVCLENHYEDPNFNGGFVAPGPAVYNNTPTAGTDRFWGGESVLTTTGRFDFQSQVSDNHNISGGVFYQGHDLTYDEWDDVGVNDVVKLHQLFEAQPWDGAVYIQDQIEYDFLTLKLGARFDYGRASGLFFANPVDPTNGTTALDVCSNPSQWQNVTVREYDAATETVSTSTVSADPSWTLAGCTFDVRDEATRIASSDDFSEADTRSQFSPRIGVSFPVTESSSLFLNFQRLSQNPILINNYRNSGIGTAREGTIAGPAIFVNASAGQTPFLGNPHLVTEQATTYEIGYSQEIDGQYALSAVIFSKDQSGLTGVARVGSPPYTVIDPGATYGFSAPDYAVLTNQDFATTRGIEIALRRRVENYWGFDVNYGLSACRTNAADPEREFEAQTDEGDPFIRDEIPCEIDQPHKFTGVFRLAVRDDVPEIPFGDVLANTNLSVIFSGSSGLPYTPTLTFEGFGELEQFDRYSGRAPMLMTLNMQARKDWTINNVRYGFFVNVNNLTDRLNCIQVYESTGKCTDGSEDQSRRRAGNTVGTSTDSTFFDRPHFIGQRRTITAGMRVTF encoded by the coding sequence ATGACACGTATTCTCTCCGCGACCCCGGGACTGCTCGGGATCGCCGCGGCGGCGATTCTGCTCACCGCCGCGCCGGCAGCCGCCCAAACCGGAAAAGTGACCGGCGTGGTCACGGATCAAGCCACCGGCGAGCCCCTCGCAAACGCTTCGGTCTTCATCGACGGGACCGGGCGCGGGTCGCTGACCCAGGACAACGGCCGCTTTTTCATCATCAACGTTCCGCCCGGCACCTATACGCTGGTGGCCGAACTGATCGGTTACGCCAGCGAGCGGCGCGAGAACGTCGCCGTCTCCATCGACGTCACCGTGCAGCAGAACTTCCAGCTGGCCACCGAGGCCATCGCACTGGGTGAAGTCGTGGTGTCGACCAGCCGCACCCCGCTGGTGGTGGAGGGCCAGACCGGGTCGCTCGAGATGATCTCCAGGGACGAGATCGACGCGCTCCCGGTGACCGACATCATGGGCGTGCTCGAGCTGGAGCAGGGCTTCCTGCAGGTTCCTGAAGACAACACCACGGTGGTCTCCTTCGCGCAGCAGAGGCAGGGAGTTACAGCCCTCCGGATCCGCGGCGGACGGGGCGCCGAGACGACGGTCATGATCGACGGCATTCCGATCAACAACTTCGCGCTCGGCGGCCCGGCCTTCGACATCACCAACAAGGCCATCGAGCAGGTGGCGATCTTCACGGGGCAGCTGGACGTTCAGTATGGCAACGCACTATCGGGCGTCGTCAACTACGCTACCCCCGAGGGCTCCGACGAGCTGCAGGGCGAGCTTGAGTTCCGGTCCTCCGAGGTGGGCGGATGGCTGGGCAACCAGTACGACCAGACCCGCGGGTTCGACATGTTCGAAGGGGTCATATCGGGTCCCATCCCCATGACCGGCGACAACCTGCGCTTCCTCATCGCCGGCCGACAGAGGTACGGAGCGGCCCGCGCCTACGAGTTCGACTACGATGTCTTCGACCCGTCGAACCCGTCCACCGAGTTCAACACCCCCGACGCCAACGACGTCATCCCCGGCTGGCGGGCGACCGGGTTCGACGAAGTACGGGACGGCTACGCCAAGCTAACCTATTACGCGACCCCGGCGGCCAAGCTGAACCTTTCCTGGGCGGGGTACGAGCGGGAGTACAAGCCTTACGACTTCGACTGGACCCTCGCCGTCAACCCGCTGGAGTACATGACCACGGCCACCGACAGCGCCTACTACCTGGCGCGGACCAGAACTCTGGACTACCAGAACCTGGTGCAGAACTCGCTCCGGCTGGACCGCAACCTGTTCATCGCACGCTGGGACCACACCTTCGGACGTTCCGCCTACAAGATCACGGTGGGACGCTTCGACCAGAGCCGCGAGACCTGCAACGTCATGAGCGGTGTCTGCCTGGAGAACCACTACGAGGACCCCAACTTCAATGGCGGCTTCGTGGCTCCGGGCCCCGCGGTGTACAACAACACGCCCACCGCCGGGACCGACCGCTTCTGGGGCGGGGAGAGCGTGCTGACGACAACGGGCCGCTTCGACTTCCAGTCGCAGGTCTCGGACAACCACAACATCTCGGGCGGCGTGTTCTACCAGGGTCACGACCTTACCTATGACGAATGGGACGACGTGGGTGTCAACGACGTGGTCAAGCTGCACCAGCTATTCGAGGCCCAGCCCTGGGACGGCGCCGTCTACATCCAGGACCAGATCGAATACGACTTCCTGACGCTCAAGCTGGGCGCGCGCTTCGACTACGGGAGGGCGAGCGGGCTATTCTTCGCCAATCCCGTCGATCCGACCAACGGCACCACCGCGCTCGACGTATGCAGCAATCCCTCGCAGTGGCAGAACGTCACCGTGCGCGAGTACGATGCGGCGACCGAAACCGTCAGCACGTCCACGGTTTCGGCCGATCCGAGCTGGACGCTCGCCGGCTGCACCTTCGACGTCCGCGACGAAGCCACGCGCATCGCGTCTTCCGACGACTTCTCGGAGGCGGATACCCGCTCACAGTTCTCTCCCCGGATCGGTGTGAGCTTCCCGGTCACGGAGAGCTCGAGCCTGTTCCTGAACTTCCAGCGTCTCTCGCAGAACCCGATTCTCATCAACAACTACCGGAACTCGGGGATCGGCACCGCGCGCGAGGGAACCATCGCGGGACCCGCAATCTTCGTGAACGCTTCGGCGGGGCAAACTCCCTTCCTGGGCAACCCGCACCTCGTCACCGAGCAGGCGACCACCTACGAGATCGGGTATTCGCAGGAGATCGACGGCCAGTACGCCCTTTCCGCCGTCATCTTCTCGAAGGACCAGAGCGGCCTCACGGGGGTGGCCCGCGTCGGCAGCCCGCCCTATACGGTCATCGATCCGGGCGCGACCTACGGCTTTTCCGCGCCGGACTACGCCGTCCTGACCAACCAGGATTTCGCGACCACGCGGGGTATCGAGATCGCGTTGCGCCGGCGTGTGGAGAACTACTGGGGCTTCGACGTGAACTACGGCCTCTCGGCGTGCCGCACCAACGCCGCGGACCCGGAGCGGGAATTCGAGGCCCAGACGGACGAGGGCGACCCCTTCATCAGGGACGAGATCCCCTGCGAGATCGACCAGCCCCACAAGTTCACCGGCGTCTTCCGGCTCGCGGTGCGTGACGACGTGCCCGAAATCCCGTTCGGCGACGTGCTCGCCAACACCAACCTTTCGGTGATCTTCTCCGGGTCGAGCGGGTTGCCCTACACGCCGACGCTGACGTTCGAGGGCTTCGGGGAACTCGAACAGTTCGACCGTTACAGCGGGCGCGCGCCCATGCTCATGACCCTCAACATGCAGGCGCGCAAGGACTGGACCATCAACAACGTCCGTTACGGGTTCTTCGTGAACGTCAACAACCTGACCGACCGCCTGAACTGCATTCAGGTATACGAGTCGACCGGGAAGTGCACCGACGGCTCCGAGGACCAGAGCCGGCGCCGCGCGGGGAACACGGTGGGGACCAGCACGGATTCCACCTTCTTCGACCGCCCGCACTTCATCGGGCAGCGCAGGACGATCACGGCCGGCATGAGGGTCACCTTCTAA
- a CDS encoding PorV/PorQ family protein, translated as MNRALLLALTLVATAEMLEAQETLTSTPEQIVTRVGTRGAAFLALGVGARGQALGGAFGAASDDVTSLYWNTAAMSRIDGFSAGMTTARLFEELDIQHTFVGVVMPFGFTRIGVSVNTLDSGEMPWQSEYWPNAGYGGEQDPTAAAFSWTGTAIGLHFAQPITDRLTVGVAGKVVEEGITNATASYVGVDMSTVFRTGLYGVTLGASLTNLGTSGRFQGNLLDRRVNTSFSESQLADFIRVVELSAATDHLELPTSFRFSVMLDLIGGADAIVSPDADQSLRLMADINDPVDAPQETALGLEYGFMGLAFVRAGKRFANEDQIDHGLMHAAAAGGGLRLPVGELGTLSVDYAYTSMEQLENIQVFSFQLQF; from the coding sequence ATGAACCGTGCACTGCTGCTAGCGCTCACGCTCGTGGCGACGGCGGAGATGCTTGAGGCTCAGGAAACGCTGACCTCGACGCCGGAACAAATCGTGACCCGGGTCGGAACCCGGGGCGCCGCCTTCCTCGCGCTGGGCGTCGGCGCGCGGGGCCAGGCGCTGGGAGGCGCCTTCGGAGCGGCGTCGGACGATGTCACGTCGCTCTACTGGAACACCGCGGCCATGTCGCGCATCGACGGCTTTTCCGCCGGAATGACGACGGCGCGGCTCTTCGAGGAACTCGACATCCAGCACACCTTTGTGGGCGTGGTGATGCCCTTCGGGTTCACCCGCATCGGCGTGAGCGTGAACACCCTCGACTCCGGGGAAATGCCCTGGCAGAGCGAGTACTGGCCCAACGCCGGCTACGGGGGCGAACAGGATCCGACCGCCGCGGCCTTCAGTTGGACGGGAACCGCGATCGGGCTGCACTTCGCGCAGCCCATCACCGACCGCCTCACGGTGGGCGTGGCGGGCAAGGTGGTCGAGGAAGGGATCACCAACGCGACGGCGAGCTACGTCGGCGTCGACATGAGCACGGTGTTCCGCACCGGGCTCTACGGCGTCACCCTCGGGGCGTCGCTCACCAACCTCGGGACTTCGGGCCGATTCCAGGGAAACCTGCTTGACCGCCGGGTCAACACTTCGTTCTCCGAGTCCCAACTCGCCGATTTCATCCGGGTGGTGGAACTGTCCGCGGCGACCGACCATCTCGAGCTCCCCACGTCGTTCCGCTTCAGCGTGATGCTGGACCTGATCGGGGGCGCCGATGCGATCGTATCTCCGGACGCGGACCAGTCGCTCCGGCTGATGGCCGACATCAACGATCCCGTCGACGCGCCCCAGGAAACCGCGCTTGGACTTGAGTACGGCTTCATGGGACTGGCGTTCGTGCGGGCCGGCAAGCGTTTCGCGAACGAAGACCAGATCGACCACGGGCTCATGCACGCGGCCGCGGCGGGTGGAGGCCTGCGGCTCCCGGTCGGGGAGCTGGGCACGCTGAGCGTGGACTACGCCTACACGTCGATGGAGCAGCTGGAGAACATCCAGGTCTTCAGCTTCCAGCTGCAGTTCTGA